The Anas acuta chromosome 2, bAnaAcu1.1, whole genome shotgun sequence genome contains a region encoding:
- the AHR gene encoding aryl hydrocarbon receptor isoform X2: MQILEGELLLQALNGFVLVVTADALVFYVSSTIQDYLGFQQSDIIHQSVFELIHTEDRPEFQRQLHWALNPSQSADSGPSVQGDNGFSQPATYYNPDQLPPENSSFMERNFICRLRCLLDNSSGFLAMNFQGRLKFLHGQNKKGKDGTTLSPQLALFAVATPLQPPSILEIRTKNFIFRTKHKLDFTPTGCDAKGKIVLGYTEAELCMRGTGYQFVHAADMLYCAENHVRMMKTGESGMTVFRLLTKENRWAWVQANARLVYKNGRPDYIIATQRPLTDEEGAEHLRKRNMKLPFMFATGEAVLYEVTFPMSSLMDASQPRNKATTGKGGKATLHGDSVDPNSILGAMLRQDESVYLCPPASHKLSFERNFFTDSRDELGSVVSSDWTDSFLPAGNHSILKQELTECSQDSSVLLPEDSAALFQDNKTSDLYSIMKNLGIDFEDLKYIQQDEDFFKTELSGMDDIGDIDITDEILTYVQDSLNKSDFLYSGCNQQQPVVQNANCLVQQELDQHQIHEHRKQLMEQQQQQQQQQQQQQLCQKMKHMQVNGMLTNWNSGTSMPLSCSQQQPQQYVFSGMHATTPEFSYKSEVNTSPYACRQEFVPYKQPTAMMPQLSNFSQMNFPVASFERSTYSASSNLEDFLGCLQQVPENHDCGINSESVMLTPQTCYAGAVSMYQCTQEAQPSCMDQMQYDPMMASQQTLLNKFQNGFNGGNVNEAYPSQLDVISNAQTATHLQPLHHPTEPRSFSDLASSGFM; encoded by the exons GCATTAAATGGTTTTGTGTTAGTTGTGACAGCAGACGCTCTGGTTTTTTACGTCTCTTCTACTATCCAAGACTACCTGGGGTTCCAACAA TCTGATATTATACACCAGAGTGTATTTGAACTGATTCACACAGAAGACAGACCTGAGTTTCAACGTCAGCTACATTGGGCATTAAATCCTTCTCAGTCTGCAGATTCTGGACCAAGTGTACAAG GAGATAATGGCTTTTCACAGCCAGCAACCTATTATAACCCAGACCAACTTCCTCCAGAGAATTCTTCCTTTATGGAAAGGAATTTCATCTGCAGGTTACGATGCCTCCTGGATAATTCATCTGGGTTCCTG GCAATGAATTTTCAAGGACGGTTAAAGTTTCTCCATGGACAAAACAAGAAAGGGAAGGATGGCACTACTTTGTCTCCTCAGCTAGCGTTGTTTGCAGTAGCTACTCCCCTGCAGCCACCATCTATCCTTGAGATACGAACCAAAAACTTCAtcttcagaacaaaacacaagctGGATTTCACACCTACGGGCTGTGATGCAAA AGGAAAGATTGTCCTGGGATACACTGAAGCAGAGCTGTGTATGAGAGGAACGGGATACCAGTTTGTTCATGCAGCTGATATGCTTTATTGTGCTGAAAATCATGTCCGAA TGATGAAGACAGGTGAAAGTGGAATGACTGTCTTCAGGCTTCTAACCAAAGAAAATCGGTGGGCCTGGGTACAGGCAAATGCGCGACTTGTGTACAAAAATGGAAGACCAGATTACATCATTGCCACGCAAAGACCTCTTAC AGACGAAGAAGGGGCAGAACATCTACGGAAACGTAACATGAAACTGCCCTTCATGTTTGCCACGGGTGAGGCTGTTTTATATGAGGTAACTTTCCCAATGTCAAGCCTTATGGATGCTTCTCAGCCAAGGAATAAGGCCACAACGGGAAAAGGAGGTAAAGCTACGCTACACGGTGATTCTGTGGATCCAAACTCCATTCTAGGTGCCATGTTAAGGCAAGACGAGTCTGTGTATCTTTGTCCTCCAGCATCACACAAACTTTCCTTTGAGAGGAACTTCTTCACAGACAGCAGGGACGAACTGGGCAGTGTTGTAAGCAGTGACTGGACAGATAGTTTCCTGCCTGCTGGAAATCACAGCATCCTCAAACAGGAACTAACTGAGTGTTCCCAGGACAGTAGTGTGCTGCTTCCTGAAGACAGTGCGGCACTCTTTCAAGATAACAAAACCAGTGATTTGTACAGCATCATGAAAAATCTTGGTATTGACTTTGAAGATCTAAAGTACATTCAGCAGgatgaggatttttttaaaactgaattatcTGGTATGGATGATATTGGGGACATAGACATAACTGATGAAATCCTGACTTATGTTCAGGATTCCTTAAATAAGTCTGACTTCTTATATTCAGGCTGTAACCAGCAGCAACCTGTGGTCCAGAATGCCAATTGCTTGGTACAGCAAGAATTAGATCAGCATCAAATTCATGAGCATCGGAAGCAGCTcatggagcagcagcaacagcagcagcagcaacagcagcagcagcagctctgtcagAAGATGAAACATATGCAAGTCAACGGGATGCTAACAAATTGGAACTCTGGCACCAGCATGCCTCTtagctgctcacagcagcagccccagcaatATGTATTCTCTGGCATGCATGCCACAACTCCTGAGTTTTCTTACAAATCAGAAGTAAACACTTCACCTTATGCATGTAGGCAAGAGTTTGTTCCTTATAAGCAACCCACAGCAATGATGCCGCAGCTTTCTAATTTTTCCCAAATGAATTTCCCTGTAGCAAGTTTTGAGAGATCAACGTACTCTGCTTCTTCCAACTTGGAAGATTTTCTCGGTTGTTTGCAGCAGGTCCCTGAAAATCATGATTGTGGGATAAACTCTGAGTCGGTTATGCTAACTCCTCAAACGTGCTATGCAGGTGCTGTTTCTATGTACCAGTGCACGCAAGAAGCACAGCCCAGCTGCATGGATCAAATGCAATATGATCCTATGATGGCAAGTCAACAAACATTGTTGAACAAG